A window of Sulfurimonas gotlandica GD1 contains these coding sequences:
- the rpsT gene encoding 30S ribosomal protein S20, with product MANHKSSIKRIRQTIVRTERNRFYRTRLKNIVKGVNSAVEAGNKEEAAAALKVANKQIHKFVSKGILKKETAARKVSRLHKSVNAI from the coding sequence ATGGCAAATCACAAGTCATCAATTAAGAGAATTCGCCAGACTATCGTTCGTACAGAGCGTAATCGTTTCTATAGAACTCGTCTTAAAAACATCGTAAAAGGTGTGAATTCTGCGGTTGAAGCAGGAAATAAAGAAGAAGCAGCTGCGGCACTTAAAGTAGCTAACAAACAAATTCACAAATTTGTAAGTAAAGGTATCTTAAAAAAAGAAACTGCAGCTAGAAAAGTTAGTCGTCTACACAAATCTGTAAACGCTATATAA
- the glmM gene encoding phosphoglucosamine mutase, with the protein MKLFGTDGVRGEAGSFLSATLAMRIAMAAGIYFKAHSTTNRILIGKDTRRSGYMIENAIVSGLTAIGYDVIEIGPMPTPAIAFITENMRCDAGIMISASHNSYEDNGIKFFDRHGDKLSHEVEAEIEAIYGDDERIQEAQVTAKNIGKAKRIDDVIGRYIVALKNSFPRELSLSGMRIVLDAANGAGYIVGPTVLEELGADVVVLHNKPDGFNINENCGALHTKDLCESVVKFRADLGIALDGDADRLVVVDENGEIIDGDQLLGALGSYMNDRGVLKGGGIVSTVMSNKALEDFMGSKGLKLFRSDVGDKNVLEIMKKEGINFGGEQSGHVIVNDFAKTGDGLVSALQTLALLINTKSKASEALRPFSLYPQKLVNINIKTKMPLNKIDGLDAKLKELDAKNIRHLIRYSGTENKLRVLLECKDAKEMNSNMDDMVEFFQKALNA; encoded by the coding sequence ATGAAATTATTCGGAACAGATGGAGTAAGAGGTGAAGCTGGCTCTTTTTTAAGTGCTACTTTAGCGATGAGAATTGCAATGGCAGCAGGGATATACTTTAAAGCCCACTCAACGACAAACAGAATTTTAATTGGTAAAGACACTCGTAGAAGTGGATATATGATAGAGAATGCAATTGTTAGCGGTTTAACAGCAATTGGTTACGATGTTATTGAAATAGGGCCAATGCCTACCCCGGCTATCGCTTTTATTACAGAAAATATGAGATGTGATGCTGGTATTATGATTAGTGCATCTCACAATTCATATGAAGATAATGGAATTAAATTTTTTGATAGACATGGAGATAAACTATCTCATGAAGTCGAAGCAGAGATTGAAGCTATCTACGGTGATGATGAGAGAATACAAGAAGCTCAAGTTACTGCAAAAAATATTGGTAAAGCAAAAAGAATAGATGATGTAATAGGGCGATATATAGTTGCTCTTAAAAATTCTTTTCCAAGAGAACTCTCTTTAAGTGGTATGAGAATAGTTCTTGACGCTGCAAATGGAGCTGGTTATATAGTAGGACCAACTGTATTGGAAGAGCTTGGCGCTGATGTAGTTGTACTGCACAATAAACCTGATGGATTTAATATCAATGAAAACTGTGGAGCACTGCATACAAAAGATTTGTGTGAGAGTGTTGTCAAGTTTAGGGCTGATTTGGGAATAGCACTTGATGGAGATGCTGACAGACTTGTTGTGGTGGATGAGAATGGAGAGATTATAGATGGAGATCAGCTTTTAGGTGCACTTGGTTCTTACATGAACGATAGAGGTGTATTAAAAGGCGGCGGAATTGTTTCTACTGTAATGAGCAATAAAGCTCTAGAAGATTTTATGGGCTCTAAAGGACTGAAACTATTTCGCTCAGATGTAGGTGACAAAAATGTTTTAGAGATTATGAAAAAAGAGGGCATTAACTTTGGTGGCGAGCAGAGTGGGCATGTAATTGTAAATGATTTTGCAAAAACTGGCGATGGGCTTGTAAGTGCTCTTCAAACTCTTGCATTACTTATAAACACAAAGAGCAAAGCATCTGAAGCTCTCCGACCATTTAGTTTGTACCCTCAAAAGCTTGTAAATATTAACATTAAGACTAAAATGCCATTAAATAAGATTGATGGATTAGATGCAAAACTTAAAGAATTAGATGCAAAAAATATTCGCCACCTCATAAGATATTCTGGAACAGAAAATAAACTTCGGGTTCTGCTTGAGTGTAAAGATGCAAAAGAGATGAACTCAAATATGGATGACATGGTAGAATTTTTTCAAAAAGCTTTAAATGCCTAA